In a single window of the Nodularia spumigena CCY9414 genome:
- a CDS encoding cytidylyltransferase domain-containing protein: protein MKTIALVPARGGSKGLPGKNIHLIGGKPLIAHSIQDAQEAHLVDQVYVSTDDAEIASVSHSYGAEVIQRPIELATDTASSESALIHALTEIEKTGINPELVVFLQCTSPLRTGSDIDRAIEQLRSENADSLLSVSPTHRFLWHHVNGVTESINYDYRQRQRRQDMNPQYMENGSIYVFKPWVLKELNNRLGGKISLFVMNEEQSYDIDSLNDFEYVEFLLSKQSV, encoded by the coding sequence ATGAAAACGATTGCTCTGGTTCCGGCGAGAGGGGGTTCTAAGGGACTCCCTGGTAAAAATATTCATCTGATTGGTGGTAAACCCCTAATAGCCCATTCAATACAGGATGCACAGGAAGCGCATTTAGTAGACCAAGTTTATGTATCTACAGATGACGCAGAAATTGCATCTGTATCACACAGCTATGGAGCAGAAGTAATTCAACGTCCTATCGAACTGGCTACAGATACTGCATCATCCGAATCTGCTCTTATCCATGCTTTAACTGAAATTGAAAAAACAGGTATCAACCCTGAACTGGTTGTATTTTTACAGTGTACATCTCCCTTACGTACTGGCTCTGATATTGATCGGGCTATCGAGCAATTGCGTTCAGAAAACGCAGATTCCTTACTCTCTGTTTCCCCAACCCATCGTTTTCTTTGGCATCATGTCAACGGTGTTACTGAGTCTATTAACTATGACTACCGCCAGCGCCAGCGCCGCCAAGATATGAATCCCCAATATATGGAAAATGGTTCAATTTATGTCTTTAAACCTTGGGTATTGAAAGAATTAAATAACCGATTGGGGGGCAAAATTTCTCTGTTTGTCATGAATGAAGAGCAAAGTTATGATATAGATTCTTTAAATGATTTTGAGTATGTGGAATTTCTGCTGAGTAAACAGTCAGTCTAA
- a CDS encoding N-acetylneuraminate synthase family protein, with protein sequence MIIDKNLSKYIVFAEDDIINALKKISDNKNRIIFSVTESGVLEGVLTDGDFRRWLVQQDTINLNQPVSKISNKNYKYIDYTEDPAKIQADFSKEIEFIPLLDKNRHLVAVACRKSAEIRIGNFIIDAQSPTFVIAEIGNNHNGSLELAKQLIDAAIASGADCAKFQLRDLKSLYSNAGNANDASEDLGSQYTLDLLTRFQLTPQEMFAAFDYCRSQGILALCTPWDLESLALLEEYRMQAYKVASADLTNHDLLTALAKTGKPLLCSTGMATEQEISEAVALLKRLGAMYVLLHCNSTYPAPFKDVNLNYIERLKEIGDCPVGYSGHERGINIAIASVAKGAKVIEKHFTLDKTMEGNDHKVSLLPDEFRLMVEGIRQVEQSLGESGDRKLSQGELMNRETLAKSLVINCDLAAGEMITAAMIEVKSPGKGLQPNRKAELIGKRTKRNFKIGDFFYPSDLEHEQVKARNYNFQRPWGLPVRYHDFQALLGKSNPDLLEFHLSYKDLEQDINQFFQQSYDLDLVVHAPELFAGDHLLDLCSQNEAYRQRSIAELQRVIEITRKIKPYFKQSVRPCIVTNVGGFTLDVAMERSQREQLYELLSDSLSQLDATGVEVIPQTMPPFPWHFGGQRYHNLFVNPQDTADFCRQYGYRVCLDISHSKLACNHHKWSFKEFIEQVGTYVAHLHIADSEGSDGEGLQIGEGEIDFPALAEDLEKTAPNASFIPEIWQGHKNEGEGFWMALERLEFFLSR encoded by the coding sequence ATGATCATAGATAAAAACTTATCCAAATATATTGTCTTCGCTGAAGACGATATCATAAATGCCCTGAAAAAAATCAGCGACAACAAAAACCGCATTATCTTTTCAGTCACAGAATCGGGCGTTTTAGAAGGTGTCCTCACAGATGGGGACTTTCGCCGTTGGTTAGTGCAGCAAGACACCATTAATTTAAATCAACCCGTTTCTAAAATTTCTAATAAAAACTATAAATATATTGATTACACAGAAGACCCGGCAAAAATTCAGGCTGATTTTTCCAAGGAAATTGAATTTATCCCGCTTTTGGATAAAAACCGTCATTTAGTAGCAGTTGCTTGCCGTAAATCCGCAGAAATCCGCATTGGTAATTTTATTATTGATGCCCAATCTCCGACTTTTGTAATTGCTGAAATTGGTAATAATCATAACGGTAGTTTGGAACTAGCAAAACAGTTAATTGATGCAGCCATAGCATCTGGAGCAGACTGTGCTAAATTCCAACTACGGGATCTCAAATCTCTCTATAGCAACGCCGGCAATGCTAATGATGCGAGTGAGGATTTAGGTTCACAGTACACACTAGATTTACTAACCCGCTTTCAATTAACTCCCCAAGAAATGTTTGCAGCTTTCGACTATTGTCGTTCCCAGGGGATTTTAGCTCTATGTACTCCTTGGGATTTAGAAAGTCTGGCTTTGCTAGAGGAGTACAGGATGCAGGCGTATAAGGTTGCATCTGCTGATTTAACAAACCATGATCTTTTAACAGCCTTGGCGAAAACAGGTAAGCCGTTGCTATGTTCCACAGGGATGGCCACAGAGCAAGAAATATCCGAAGCAGTGGCGTTACTCAAGCGATTGGGAGCAATGTATGTGTTACTTCACTGTAATTCAACCTATCCAGCCCCATTTAAGGATGTTAACCTCAACTACATAGAGCGATTAAAGGAAATTGGCGACTGTCCCGTTGGTTACTCTGGTCATGAGAGAGGAATTAATATTGCGATCGCCTCTGTAGCCAAGGGTGCTAAGGTGATTGAAAAACACTTCACCCTAGACAAAACAATGGAAGGCAACGATCACAAAGTTAGCCTGTTACCAGATGAGTTTCGCCTGATGGTGGAAGGTATTCGCCAAGTTGAGCAGTCCCTGGGGGAAAGTGGCGATCGCAAACTCAGCCAGGGCGAGTTAATGAACCGGGAAACATTAGCCAAAAGCTTGGTGATTAATTGCGATTTAGCAGCAGGGGAAATGATCACCGCAGCTATGATTGAGGTAAAAAGCCCAGGTAAAGGTTTGCAGCCAAATCGCAAAGCTGAACTGATTGGTAAACGGACAAAACGCAATTTTAAAATTGGTGATTTCTTCTACCCCAGTGATTTAGAACATGAACAGGTAAAAGCACGAAATTACAACTTTCAGCGTCCTTGGGGTTTACCTGTGCGCTATCATGACTTTCAGGCTCTCCTTGGCAAATCTAATCCTGACCTGCTAGAGTTTCACCTGAGTTACAAAGATTTAGAACAAGATATTAATCAATTTTTTCAACAATCTTATGATTTAGATTTAGTAGTTCACGCACCAGAATTATTTGCTGGTGATCACTTACTGGATCTTTGTTCTCAGAATGAAGCTTATCGCCAGCGTTCAATTGCCGAACTCCAGCGAGTCATTGAGATTACCCGAAAAATCAAACCTTACTTTAAGCAGTCTGTTCGTCCCTGTATAGTAACTAATGTGGGAGGTTTTACCTTAGATGTGGCAATGGAGCGATCGCAACGAGAGCAGCTTTATGAGTTACTCAGTGATAGCCTTTCCCAACTTGATGCCACAGGCGTTGAAGTCATTCCCCAAACCATGCCGCCATTTCCTTGGCACTTTGGTGGTCAGCGATATCATAACCTTTTCGTTAATCCGCAGGATACAGCCGACTTTTGCCGCCAATATGGGTATCGAGTCTGTTTAGATATATCACATTCCAAGTTAGCTTGTAATCATCATAAATGGTCATTTAAAGAGTTTATTGAGCAAGTAGGAACTTATGTAGCACATTTACATATCGCCGATTCTGAGGGTTCGGATGGTGAAGGCTTACAGATTGGTGAAGGCGAAATTGACTTTCCTGCTTTAGCGGAAGATTTAGAGAAGACTGCACCCAATGCGTCTTTTATCCCGGAAATTTGGCAGGGACATAAAAATGAAGGTGAAGGCTTTTGGATGGCATTGGAAAGATTAGAATTTTTTTTAAGTAGATAG
- a CDS encoding NAD-dependent epimerase/dehydratase family protein codes for MKKLLITGSSGLIGSEVCVYFANQGWQIHGVDNNQRSVFFGEQGDTRWNQQRLQSTLKGFVHHELDIRDRQGVLNLIESLQPDAIVHTAAQPSHDRAAAIPFDDFDTNAVGTLNLLEAARQFCPESPFVHMSTNKVYGDRPNTIKLKELDTRWDYDDPTYQEGIPETFSIDQSKHSLFGASKVAADVMVQEYGRYFNMPTCCLRGGCLTGPNHSGVELHGFLSYLVKCNLEEREYKIFGYKGKQVRDNIHSLDVARFIEAFIDNPRIAEVYNLGGGKLNSCSILEAFQLVQKYSNQEMKYTYVPENRIGDHICYYSDLSKMRQHYPNWDISISLDETIRQIVTAWEERLTQTA; via the coding sequence ATGAAAAAATTACTGATCACCGGCTCATCAGGGCTAATTGGCTCTGAGGTTTGTGTTTATTTTGCTAACCAAGGCTGGCAGATTCATGGCGTTGATAATAATCAAAGGTCAGTATTCTTTGGTGAACAAGGGGATACTCGTTGGAATCAACAGCGACTGCAATCCACTCTGAAAGGTTTTGTCCATCACGAGCTAGATATCCGCGATCGCCAAGGGGTACTGAATTTAATTGAAAGTCTTCAACCAGATGCAATTGTTCATACCGCAGCACAGCCCAGTCATGACCGCGCAGCAGCCATTCCCTTTGATGATTTTGATACCAATGCTGTTGGGACATTGAACCTACTGGAAGCAGCAAGGCAATTTTGCCCAGAGTCACCCTTTGTCCATATGTCCACTAATAAGGTATATGGCGATCGCCCCAATACAATTAAACTGAAAGAACTAGATACTCGTTGGGATTATGATGACCCCACATATCAAGAGGGGATTCCAGAGACATTTAGTATAGATCAATCAAAACATTCCTTGTTTGGTGCGTCTAAAGTTGCAGCCGATGTTATGGTGCAAGAGTACGGACGCTATTTTAATATGCCAACCTGTTGTTTACGAGGCGGATGTTTAACTGGTCCCAATCACTCAGGCGTAGAACTACACGGCTTTTTAAGTTATCTAGTTAAGTGTAATTTAGAAGAACGGGAGTATAAGATTTTTGGTTATAAAGGTAAGCAAGTTAGAGATAATATTCATTCACTAGATGTAGCTCGATTTATTGAGGCGTTTATTGATAATCCCCGCATCGCAGAAGTTTATAACTTAGGGGGTGGTAAATTAAATAGTTGCTCAATTTTGGAAGCCTTTCAGCTAGTACAAAAATATAGCAACCAAGAAATGAAGTATACTTATGTACCTGAAAACCGCATAGGAGACCATATTTGCTACTACTCAGATTTAAGTAAAATGCGGCAACATTACCCAAATTGGGATATTAGTATCTCTCTAGACGAGACTATTAGGCAGATTGTCACAGCTTGGGAAGAACGGTTAACACAGACTGCATGA
- a CDS encoding ABC transporter permease, with translation MRKPNTISNRVVYTSESRIRHPLQLFKEMGRDLLASRELAWRLLVRDISAQYRQSLFGVLWAFLPPIITAAGLLVARNAGAVNIGDTEIPYPAYVMFSMALWQTFVESLSGPIAAVNTAKPMLAKINFPKEAIILAKLGEVFFNFGIKLILILGLFIWFQIPVNWSILLAPVALIHLVILGTGIGLLLAPVGALYGDIAKAIPLIVSPWLLLTPVIYPTPKEGLFATIVNLNPVTPLLVTTRDLATSGLVTNPAGFWVVSGLAFGVLLIAWVWYRLAIPFVVERMSS, from the coding sequence GTGAGGAAACCCAATACAATTTCTAACAGAGTTGTTTATACATCAGAGAGCCGAATTCGCCACCCGTTGCAATTATTTAAAGAGATGGGGCGCGATTTGCTGGCTTCAAGAGAATTAGCATGGCGATTATTGGTTAGAGATATTAGCGCTCAATATCGACAGTCTTTATTTGGGGTATTGTGGGCATTTTTACCACCAATTATTACAGCTGCGGGTTTGTTGGTAGCTAGAAATGCTGGAGCGGTAAATATAGGAGATACAGAAATTCCCTATCCGGCTTATGTGATGTTTAGCATGGCACTATGGCAAACTTTTGTGGAATCATTGAGTGGACCAATTGCAGCTGTGAATACAGCAAAACCAATGCTGGCAAAAATTAACTTCCCTAAAGAAGCGATTATATTAGCTAAGTTGGGGGAAGTATTTTTTAATTTTGGCATTAAATTAATTTTGATTTTGGGTTTGTTTATTTGGTTCCAGATTCCGGTGAATTGGAGTATATTACTTGCGCCAGTGGCTTTGATTCACTTGGTCATCTTAGGTACGGGAATTGGTTTGTTGTTGGCTCCTGTTGGGGCTTTGTATGGAGATATCGCCAAAGCTATACCGTTAATTGTGTCTCCTTGGTTATTGTTGACTCCGGTGATTTATCCGACTCCTAAAGAGGGATTGTTTGCTACCATTGTTAATTTAAATCCGGTGACACCTTTGTTGGTGACTACACGGGATTTAGCAACAAGTGGATTAGTGACTAACCCTGCTGGTTTTTGGGTTGTTAGTGGTTTGGCTTTTGGGGTGTTACTAATAGCTTGGGTATGGTATCGCTTGGCAATACCGTTTGTTGTGGAGCGGATGAGTTCGTAA
- a CDS encoding HARBI1 family protein, translating into MVAIIGRIITTKFSRTGKKNSSDYEIVKEVLTDFELIVDSYEQPIERPSEYQQQEKYYSGKKKMHTRKSQLIVLPNGRDIVDVVAGEPGRKSDINLFRENKNGFEEKQKFSGDKAYQGEKSIKTPEKKPRKKELSSEQKIQNKELASERIFVEHLIRLVKIFRVAQERFRLNSSKYEQIIMTICGLVRLRIGTFIL; encoded by the coding sequence TTGGTTGCCATTATTGGGAGAATTATTACCACCAAGTTTAGTAGAACAGGTAAAAAAAACTCCAGTGACTATGAAATTGTTAAAGAAGTTTTAACAGACTTTGAACTAATCGTAGATAGCTATGAACAGCCCATAGAAAGACCTTCAGAGTATCAACAGCAGGAAAAATATTACTCAGGTAAGAAGAAAATGCACACTAGAAAAAGTCAATTAATTGTTCTGCCTAATGGTAGAGATATTGTTGATGTAGTAGCTGGTGAGCCAGGACGAAAAAGTGACATAAATTTATTTCGGGAAAATAAAAATGGGTTTGAAGAGAAACAAAAATTTTCCGGTGACAAAGCTTACCAAGGAGAGAAATCAATTAAAACACCTGAAAAAAAGCCTAGAAAAAAAGAATTAAGTTCTGAACAAAAAATTCAAAATAAAGAACTGGCATCAGAGCGCATATTTGTAGAACATTTAATTCGTTTAGTGAAGATATTTAGAGTAGCTCAAGAAAGATTTAGATTAAATTCCTCTAAATACGAGCAGATAATTATGACTATTTGTGGACTCGTTAGATTACGCATTGGCACATTTATTTTGTAA
- a CDS encoding GumC family protein, producing MKNQAHNSSNSENFSNSITPFFQHQNILANEQQDEGWNYQEFLGLLQRRVVVIVGVATTVMAGVAINFILNPKPAEYESSFQMLIEPVANDNKVIDVLQEFRPLQSFNQSSLDYESQILVLKSPELIENSIKGLQVTYPYINYNNLIKSLKIARLGTTKVIEVRYRSLDPVESKAVLDKISNDYVEYSKEKEQTRLGKGLQYINKEIPIVEKRVDKVQKELQIFQTKYNFIDPASFASQIAGQKVNVIQQQQELEIKVAQARANYASLQSEEGMKALLDSYPVYQELNTELRQLDIEIASASTVLQDENPKIITLKETRDSLIPLIQQESERYIRTKRTEAASLLQSLEINKQELEKNQQILEQQTRQLPNLFRQYAEIKRNLEFANVSLNSFLSSRENLQIQNSQTQLGWQLIQRPNEPTNPVVSSNIIRDIIAGLAASIFLAMGAALIMEKLDYTYHDAWILKERVQLPLLGNIPLYKQLETGQSQTIKPQDTIMAFSDSLPETINDVTSVARPGHNNYSTNFAEAIRVLYTNIQLLNSDSQIRSITVSSVMAGEGKSTIAFNLAQIAASIGKRVLLVDGDMRRPTIHTLSNLKNLWGLSSLITSNLPFEKVVKQLPEMDKLSIITSGPLPPDCTKLLSSEKMKQLMREFYNEFDLVIYDTPPASGLADATLIGSQTDGLLIVARIDKTDRSVFERAVADLKLAPINILGIVANGQKGNFRNYYYYQASSVKSPRFSFGR from the coding sequence ATGAAAAATCAAGCGCATAACTCTTCAAATAGCGAAAACTTTAGCAACTCTATAACTCCATTTTTTCAACATCAAAATATTCTGGCAAATGAGCAGCAGGATGAGGGATGGAATTATCAAGAATTTTTGGGTTTGTTGCAGCGCCGAGTTGTAGTCATTGTTGGGGTGGCAACAACTGTGATGGCAGGTGTTGCCATCAACTTCATATTAAATCCCAAACCAGCAGAATATGAAAGCAGTTTTCAGATGCTGATTGAACCTGTAGCTAATGATAATAAAGTAATTGATGTCCTCCAAGAATTTAGACCATTGCAATCATTTAATCAATCTAGTTTAGATTATGAAAGTCAAATTCTAGTTCTCAAGAGTCCTGAACTGATTGAAAATAGCATTAAGGGGTTACAAGTTACTTATCCATACATTAACTATAACAATCTGATCAAATCTCTCAAAATTGCTCGTTTAGGTACTACCAAGGTTATAGAAGTCAGGTATCGTAGTCTAGATCCTGTGGAATCGAAAGCAGTATTAGACAAAATTTCTAACGATTATGTAGAATACAGCAAGGAGAAAGAGCAAACTAGGCTAGGCAAAGGTTTGCAATATATTAACAAAGAAATACCAATTGTAGAAAAACGAGTAGATAAAGTGCAGAAAGAATTGCAAATTTTTCAAACAAAGTATAATTTTATTGACCCAGCATCCTTTGCCAGTCAAATTGCGGGTCAGAAGGTTAATGTAATTCAACAACAGCAAGAACTTGAAATAAAGGTAGCACAAGCTCGTGCCAATTATGCTTCATTACAAAGTGAAGAAGGTATGAAAGCGTTGCTGGATAGCTATCCTGTGTATCAGGAGTTAAATACTGAATTGCGTCAATTAGATATTGAAATTGCCTCTGCATCAACTGTTTTGCAAGACGAAAACCCCAAGATAATTACATTAAAAGAGACACGAGACAGTCTGATACCATTAATACAGCAAGAATCGGAGCGATATATACGAACCAAGCGTACAGAAGCAGCCTCTTTACTTCAGTCTTTAGAGATTAACAAGCAAGAACTAGAAAAAAACCAACAAATATTGGAGCAGCAAACTAGGCAATTACCAAACCTCTTCCGACAATATGCGGAAATAAAACGCAACTTAGAATTTGCAAATGTAAGTCTGAATAGTTTTTTGTCTAGCCGCGAAAATTTGCAAATTCAAAATTCTCAGACACAATTAGGGTGGCAATTGATTCAGCGTCCCAATGAACCCACAAATCCTGTGGTGTCCTCAAATATCATACGCGATATAATTGCAGGATTAGCTGCGAGTATATTTTTAGCTATGGGTGCAGCCTTAATAATGGAAAAGCTTGATTATACCTATCACGATGCCTGGATACTAAAAGAGAGGGTGCAACTTCCTTTATTAGGCAATATTCCTTTATATAAACAATTAGAAACGGGTCAATCCCAAACTATTAAACCGCAAGATACCATCATGGCATTTTCAGATTCACTTCCTGAAACTATTAACGATGTAACTAGTGTTGCACGACCAGGCCATAACAACTATTCCACAAACTTTGCAGAAGCTATCCGAGTGCTTTATACAAATATTCAGTTGTTAAATTCTGATTCTCAAATACGATCTATTACTGTGAGTTCAGTTATGGCAGGTGAAGGCAAATCTACCATTGCTTTTAATCTAGCTCAAATAGCTGCCTCTATAGGGAAACGAGTATTACTTGTAGATGGAGATATGCGTCGTCCCACTATTCATACCTTATCAAATTTAAAGAACTTATGGGGATTGAGTAGTTTAATTACTTCAAATTTGCCATTTGAAAAAGTAGTGAAACAACTACCTGAAATGGACAAATTATCAATCATTACTTCTGGTCCTTTGCCACCTGATTGTACAAAGTTGCTCTCATCGGAAAAAATGAAGCAACTGATGAGAGAATTTTATAACGAATTTGATTTAGTTATTTATGATACACCTCCCGCATCTGGACTAGCTGACGCTACTTTAATAGGCTCCCAAACAGATGGACTTTTGATAGTAGCAAGGATAGATAAAACAGATCGTTCTGTGTTTGAGCGAGCAGTAGCTGATCTGAAA
- a CDS encoding DUF29 domain-containing protein, with amino-acid sequence MSESSLYETDFLAWINQQQLALTSRDVTALDWENLAEELDAMGIREKNELKNRLVVLLAHLLKWQHQSPKRSISWFTTIANQRDDVQDFLAEKPSLQQYIPDILAKAYRNARREASAETGLGLATFLETCPYSIEEILNPEFLCNTTDDFAKAMESQ; translated from the coding sequence ATGTCTGAGTCATCTCTCTACGAAACAGATTTTTTAGCTTGGATAAATCAGCAGCAGTTAGCTTTAACTAGTCGGGATGTCACAGCTTTAGACTGGGAAAATCTGGCGGAAGAGTTAGATGCTATGGGGATTAGGGAAAAAAATGAGTTAAAAAATCGCTTGGTAGTTTTATTAGCTCATTTACTCAAGTGGCAACATCAATCTCCAAAACGTTCTATCAGTTGGTTTACAACTATTGCTAACCAAAGGGATGATGTCCAGGATTTTTTAGCAGAAAAGCCTAGTTTACAGCAATATATTCCTGATATTTTAGCTAAAGCTTATCGGAATGCTCGACGGGAAGCATCAGCAGAGACAGGATTAGGTTTAGCTACTTTTTTAGAGACTTGTCCTTATAGCATTGAAGAAATATTAAATCCTGAGTTTTTGTGTAACACTACAGACGATTTTGCCAAAGCGATGGAGAGTCAATAA
- a CDS encoding ABC transporter ATP-binding protein, with product MTLLTSDQDTFEQPQNDEVVLSVKNVSKRFCRDLKRSLFYGIQDIAGEVFGARRTDVELRKGEFWALNDVSFELRRGEALGLVGANGAGKTTLLRIISGLIKPDHGSVEIKGRVAPLIALGAGFNPILTGRENIYVNMSILGLSKEEIDERFNQVVEFAEIGEAIDAPVQSYSSGMAARLGFASAIHTEPDILLIDEVLAVGDVRFQSKCYRRLADLRNKSVAFIMVSHNPEAILCVCNQAIYLSKGKNISSGEVAEVMNKYEEDICYQNLENSATNSLINQSKQEVIGAVIKNIFFRDENNNQIKEPISGQSVYFCIECEAEYPIEELCVRLSIQKQGQPNDMLFFNNLNESRSLSLVKGLNTIQLHLPFLGLMPGLYNARLGIHKGKIYQLDVVPSFRFKVQRQNSQTNLERSQFYQKRDWTVEAHN from the coding sequence ATGACTTTGCTGACATCTGATCAAGACACTTTTGAACAACCACAAAATGACGAAGTTGTTTTATCGGTGAAAAATGTATCCAAGCGGTTTTGTCGAGATTTGAAGCGATCGCTGTTTTATGGGATACAAGATATAGCTGGTGAGGTGTTTGGCGCTCGGCGAACAGATGTGGAGTTACGCAAGGGTGAGTTTTGGGCGCTGAATGATGTCAGTTTTGAACTGCGCCGGGGTGAGGCGTTGGGTTTGGTGGGGGCGAATGGTGCGGGTAAAACAACGCTGCTCAGGATTATTAGTGGTTTGATTAAGCCTGATCATGGTTCGGTAGAGATTAAGGGGCGGGTTGCGCCGTTGATTGCTTTGGGGGCTGGGTTTAACCCGATTTTGACAGGGCGGGAAAATATTTATGTGAATATGTCAATTTTAGGTTTATCCAAAGAGGAGATTGATGAGCGATTTAATCAGGTGGTAGAGTTTGCAGAAATTGGGGAAGCGATTGATGCGCCAGTGCAGAGTTATAGTTCGGGGATGGCGGCTAGGTTGGGGTTTGCAAGTGCGATTCATACTGAGCCAGATATTTTATTGATTGATGAGGTACTAGCGGTTGGTGATGTGAGATTTCAGAGTAAATGCTATCGCCGTCTTGCAGATTTAAGGAATAAATCTGTTGCATTCATTATGGTTTCACATAATCCTGAAGCTATTTTATGTGTCTGTAATCAAGCCATCTATCTATCTAAGGGCAAAAATATTAGTTCAGGTGAAGTAGCTGAGGTTATGAATAAATATGAAGAGGATATTTGTTACCAAAATTTGGAAAATTCGGCTACTAACTCCTTAATTAACCAATCCAAACAGGAAGTTATAGGAGCAGTTATCAAAAACATATTTTTTCGAGATGAGAATAATAACCAAATTAAAGAACCTATAAGTGGTCAGTCAGTTTACTTTTGTATAGAATGTGAGGCTGAGTATCCTATCGAAGAGCTTTGTGTAAGACTCTCAATACAAAAGCAAGGGCAGCCAAATGATATGTTATTTTTTAACAACCTTAACGAAAGTAGGTCTTTAAGCTTAGTTAAGGGACTTAATACAATACAACTTCACTTACCTTTTTTAGGATTAATGCCAGGTTTATACAATGCTAGATTAGGAATTCACAAAGGAAAAATATATCAGCTAGACGTTGTTCCTTCTTTTAGATTTAAAGTTCAAAGACAGAATTCACAGACAAATTTGGAACGATCCCAGTTTTATCAAAAACGAGATTGGACAGTAGAGGCTCATAACTAA
- a CDS encoding helix-turn-helix domain-containing protein, whose product MSSIFDYIQNNPQEAQRLVGLKYEQLQELLDKAIKRHNHKRELLEDRKVRIILGGGGRRPKLSPSEQIILTLTYLRHLTTFQLLGIQFGVSETTANDTFNYWLPLLGELLPPSLVEQVKKTPVTMKLLKKF is encoded by the coding sequence ATGAGCAGTATATTCGATTATATCCAAAATAATCCCCAGGAAGCACAGCGTTTAGTAGGGCTGAAATATGAACAGTTGCAGGAACTTTTAGACAAAGCCATTAAACGGCACAATCATAAACGAGAATTGCTTGAAGATAGAAAAGTGAGAATTATTCTGGGTGGAGGTGGTCGCAGACCAAAATTATCACCATCGGAGCAAATAATTCTCACCCTAACATATTTACGACATTTAACCACATTTCAACTATTGGGTATTCAATTTGGCGTGAGTGAAACAACTGCAAATGATACGTTTAACTATTGGTTGCCATTATTGGGAGAATTATTACCACCAAGTTTAGTAGAACAGGTAAAAAAAACTCCAGTGACTATGAAATTGTTAAAGAAGTTTTAA